The Thalassophryne amazonica chromosome 8, fThaAma1.1, whole genome shotgun sequence genome includes a window with the following:
- the lcat gene encoding phosphatidylcholine-sterol acyltransferase yields MAAVRLLCSALLLLTFLSVLHHSSAFWLLDVLFPPAAKPREAPVSNTTQPPLVIVPGKLGNRLEAKLDKPTLVHWLCFKKTSHWFPLWINLNMLMPVGVDCWIDNIRLVYNRTTRQSSNSPGVEVRVPGFGMTYSIEFLDQNRLTGYFHTMVEHLVNMGYVRNETVRGAPYDWRFAPNENSEYLAQLKGLVEEMYDQYQQPVYLMGHSMGCQYLLYFLNHQPQAWKDKYIRGFISLAAPWGGAVKTLKVMASGGNDGISMISSIKIREEQRTTTTNPWMVPSVEAWPNDHVFISTPTFNYTKQDYQRFFTDISFEDGWYMWEDTKNLTGDLLPPGVEVWCMYGVGLQTPVTYIYDEGFPNVDPVNFVYADGDDTVASFSMSLCKQWEGQQEQPVHIIEFRGLPHLDIVFNEKVLGQIQQILEGNSDTPTEVDCRRKAAQYAVRIQSLENTSSA; encoded by the exons ATGGCAGCCGTTCGGCTCCTCTGCTCCGCTCTGCTGCTCCTCACGTTCCTGTCGGTGCTTCATCATTCTTCAGCTTTCTGGCTCCTTGACGTCCTCTTCCCTCCGGCCGCCAAACCCAGAGAAGCTCCGGTGAGCAACACCACCCAGCCTCCGCTCGTCATCG TGCCGGGGAAGTTGGGGAACCGCCTGGAGGCAAAGCTAGATAAACCAACTTTAGTCCACTGGCTGTGCTTCAAGAAAACTAGCCACTGGTTTCCCCTCTGGATTAACCTTAACATGCTTATGCCTGTAGGTGTTGACTGCTGGATCGATAACATTAG ACTTGTGTACAACAGAACAACTCGGCAGTCATCCAACTCACCAGGGGTGGAAGTACGGGTGCCAGGATTTGGGATGACCTATAGTATTGAATTTCTTGACCAAAACCGACTGACTG GTTATTTTCACACTATGGTGGAACATTTGGTCAACATGGGCTATGTCCGCAATGAGACGGTCCGAGGAGCGCCGTATGATTGGAGATTCGCACCAA ATGAGAATTCAGAGTATTTAGCTCAGCTGAAGGGCCTGGTGGAAGAAATGTACGATCAGTACCAGCAGCCTGTTTACCTGATGGGGCACAGCATGGGCTGCCAGTACCTTCTGTACTTCCTCAACCATCAGCCTCAGGCCTGGAAAGACAAGTACATCAGAGGCTTCATCTCTTTAGCAGCTCCTTGGGGGGGCGCTGTTAAAACACTCAAGGTCATGGCATCAG GTGGAAATGATGGCATCTCGATGATTTCTTCCATCAAGATTCGCGAGGAGCAGAGAACGACAACAACTAATCCCTGGATGGTGCCATCGGTAGAGGCCTGGCCGAATGACCATGTTTTCATTTCCACACCAACCTTTAACTACACCAAGCAGGACTACCAGCGCTTCTTCACAGATATCTCTTTTGAGGATGGCTG GTACATGTGGGAGGATACGAAGAACCTGACTGGTGATCTACTCCCCCCTGGTGTCGAGGTGTGGTGTATGTACGGCGTAGGGCTACAAACTCCGGTAACATACATTTATGATGAGGGCTTTCCCAACGTGGACCCGGTCAACTTTGTTTACGCTGACGGGGATGACACTGTGGCAAGCTTTAGCATGAGTCTCTGCAAACAGTGGGAGGGGCAGCAGGAGCAGCCCGTCCACATAATCGAGTTCAGAGGGTTGCCGCACTTGGACATCGTGTTCAACGAAAAGGTGCTCGGCCAAATCCAGCAAATTCTGGAAGGTAACTCGGATACGCCCACAGAAGTTGACTGCAGACGTAAAGCAGCACAGTATGCAGTTAGGATTCAGAGTTTGGAGAACACATCAAGTGCTTGA